The region CGGCTGCGATGCCAATGACCGGGTTGAATTTTTTGCCACTCATGAAGTAGAGGACATAGCCACCCGCGATGCCGCCGATAGCCGAGAAGGTCAAGGCGGTGATTCCCAGCACCAGCAGAATGAAGACATCGGGATTCAGGAGGGTGCTGGCCTCGCACAGGACGCCCAGGGTCATACCCAGGAAAAAGGTGGCGCCATAGAGAAAAACGCCCTGGAAAAGCTTGACGAAATCCACAAGGCCCGATTCACGGATGACCACACCCAGAAAGAGCGAGAGGAACAACGGACCCGCCACGGGGAAGAGCAGTGACAAAAGGACACAACTGATGACGGCGAAGATGATTTTTTGATCGGAGGTGATGGGCGTGCGCTTCTCGGGCGGCATGGCGATGCCGCGAATGTGACGAGGCACCAACAGCTTGATCAGGTAAGGATACCCACCATAGGTCAAACCCAGATAGAGGTAGGCGACGACAGTGATCGGAACGAAATATTGCTTGGCCAGGAGCAGTGAAGCGAAGAGGACCATGGGACCGTCGGCGCCGCCAATGACGGCTGTGGCCACGGAGGCATTGGGATCGAGTCCCATCATGACCCCGATGGGAATGGCGATGATGGTTCCGATCTCGCCGCAGATGGCCAAAAACATGCTCTGGTATGGCCGGGCCATAACGAAACCGACATCCAGGAGTGAACCGATTCCCATGAAGACAAGGCAGGCGATCAGACCGTTGGAGAAGGTGAAGGTGTAGATTGGCTGCAACCAGTCGATCTGCACAATGTTCATCAACTGGTTTGTCTCCGAGATCAGCGGATTGACAAACAAGGTGCCATGTTTTCCCTGCACGGGGACGTTCATGTAGTCGGGCACGAACATGACCGCCGCATTGATGGTGGACATGGACAGGCCCATGGGAATCATCAGCAGGGGCTCCAGGACACCTTTTTTGCCCAGATACATCAACAGGCCACCCAGCAAAATGAGAAAGATGCGCATGAAGGCGATCTTCGGGTTGTGCTGGAAGGAGTCAGCCAGGGTAGCAATACCCTGGAACATGTTAAGGATATCGAGATTCACTTTGTGGTCTCCTGAAGAGAGCGACTTTTTTGCGTCACCATCAGAACCCCTCTTTGTTACACCTTGGCCTCCCGTGGAACAACGGTTCCGGGAATGCAAGGAAGCCACAAAGGGGCGTCATCACATCGCTGTTCGTCTCATTCCAGCCCAGAAGATCAAACGATGGAGAGCAGACGGTCGCCGACTTCCACGGCATCTCCCTCTTTGCAGGCAATATTTTTGACCGTTCCCGCACGTTGTGCGAGGATTTCGTTTTTCTGTTTCATGACCTCCAGGAAGACAACCTTGTCTCCTTTGGCTACTTGTTGGCCTTCGGTGACCAGGATTCTGGCGACCACGCCGCCAATGGGGGCAAGCAGATCGGCCTCGCCGGCGGAAGCGGCGGCGGCCTTGGGGGCGGGCTTGGGGGCGGCAGAGGCTTTGGCAGGCGTCACGGCTGGTTTGGCGACGGGGGTGTCGGCGCGCAGACCGGGGGAGGGATAGAGGGTATTGTCCTCTGTGATATCCTGGACATGAACTTCGTATTGGGTTCCTTCAATGGTGATGCGCAGTTTTCTTTCCATTGCATTTTCCGTCCTGGTAGATTCCTGGATGTGGGAGCTTTGGGCTAACGGCGGACCTGATGGGAGGCCTGGTGCATGGCCCGTCCCACCGAAGTCCAGGAGAGATCGATACCGCTGTCAGATTGGAGATGAATGATGCGCATCCGGCGGTCCACGGCATAGACGGCAGCGGCGATCGCCACCAGATGGTGCAAGGGCGGACCCTGGGGGGCTGGCGTTACCGGTTCGGGCGCCGCGACCCGGGGGGCGGCAACTGCCGTGGTCTTCGGCCCTTTGGACAAGACAGAGACGATCACCTTGATCATGGTGGCCACGATAAAGCCGATCACGATCAACAGGGCGTAGGCCGTCAGGGCTCTATAGATGACATCCGAAATGCTCATGATTCAATACTCCCGAGGGAATTGACGCCACCTTGGCCAACATCAAAGCGGAATGTTGCCATGCTTCTTGAGGGGACGCAGTTCCCGCTTGTTCATGGACTTGCGCAG is a window of Magnetococcales bacterium DNA encoding:
- a CDS encoding sodium ion-translocating decarboxylase subunit beta, which produces MFQGIATLADSFQHNPKIAFMRIFLILLGGLLMYLGKKGVLEPLLMIPMGLSMSTINAAVMFVPDYMNVPVQGKHGTLFVNPLISETNQLMNIVQIDWLQPIYTFTFSNGLIACLVFMGIGSLLDVGFVMARPYQSMFLAICGEIGTIIAIPIGVMMGLDPNASVATAVIGGADGPMVLFASLLLAKQYFVPITVVAYLYLGLTYGGYPYLIKLLVPRHIRGIAMPPEKRTPITSDQKIIFAVISCVLLSLLFPVAGPLFLSLFLGVVIRESGLVDFVKLFQGVFLYGATFFLGMTLGVLCEASTLLNPDVFILLVLGITALTFSAIGGIAGGYVLYFMSGKKFNPVIGIAAVSCVPTTAKVAQKVVTSANPSAIILPQALGANISGVITTAILTGVLITLMGGIK
- a CDS encoding biotin/lipoyl-binding protein yields the protein MERKLRITIEGTQYEVHVQDITEDNTLYPSPGLRADTPVAKPAVTPAKASAAPKPAPKAAAASAGEADLLAPIGGVVARILVTEGQQVAKGDKVVFLEVMKQKNEILAQRAGTVKNIACKEGDAVEVGDRLLSIV